The Shinella zoogloeoides genome includes a region encoding these proteins:
- a CDS encoding hydroxyacid dehydrogenase, which produces MKKIVVIQPLRAEALALFDQRSDVSYEVVTDFSKDNLLRHVVDADAITVRDAPLPEEVLAAASKVKVVSRHGVGYDNIPIDYCTSRGIPVTVVGDVNAISVAEQTMFLMLAAARAGVQLDAAVRNGDFAARSRLLGVELRGRTLLLVGFGRIGREVAKRAASFGMDILVRDPFASRTAFAGASFVDTLEEGLAAADVVSLHIPLSEATRNLIDAEALRTLKRGAIVINTARGGIVDEAALVDALKSGHVRSAGLDTFAVEPLPSGDPLISEGRVVLSPHSAALTEESLVAMGVMTARNALAGLDGNLDPALVVNRAVLKVAADAQ; this is translated from the coding sequence TTGAAGAAAATCGTCGTGATACAGCCGCTTCGAGCCGAAGCGCTCGCCCTTTTCGACCAGCGCAGTGACGTGTCGTATGAAGTCGTGACGGATTTCTCGAAAGACAACTTGCTGAGGCATGTTGTCGACGCCGATGCGATCACGGTGCGCGATGCACCGCTACCGGAGGAGGTCCTTGCCGCGGCATCGAAGGTCAAGGTCGTGTCCCGGCACGGCGTCGGCTACGACAACATCCCCATCGATTACTGCACGTCGCGTGGCATTCCGGTGACGGTCGTCGGCGATGTGAACGCGATCTCCGTTGCCGAGCAGACCATGTTCCTCATGCTGGCAGCCGCGAGGGCAGGGGTTCAGTTGGATGCCGCGGTTCGTAATGGCGACTTCGCAGCTCGTTCCCGGCTGCTCGGTGTCGAGCTTCGCGGCCGCACGCTTCTTCTGGTCGGTTTCGGCCGGATCGGACGCGAGGTCGCGAAACGGGCAGCGAGCTTCGGAATGGACATCCTGGTCCGCGACCCCTTCGCGTCGCGCACGGCGTTTGCCGGCGCATCCTTCGTCGATACGCTCGAGGAGGGGCTTGCCGCGGCGGATGTCGTCAGCCTCCACATTCCGCTCTCGGAGGCCACGCGAAACCTCATCGACGCGGAGGCGCTGAGAACGCTCAAGCGAGGCGCCATTGTCATCAACACGGCCCGGGGCGGCATCGTCGACGAAGCGGCACTCGTGGACGCGCTGAAGAGCGGTCACGTCCGCTCCGCAGGACTCGATACCTTCGCCGTCGAGCCTCTTCCGTCCGGCGATCCGCTGATTTCGGAGGGACGTGTTGTCCTGAGCCCGCATTCGGCGGCGCTCACGGAGGAATCCCTTGTCGCCATGGGCGTCATGACCGCGCGCAACGCGCTGGCCGGTCTCGATGGCAACCTCGATCCGGCGCTGGTCGTCAATCGCGCAGTCCTGAAGGTGGCCGCCGATGCGCAATAA